The Coffea arabica cultivar ET-39 chromosome 2c, Coffea Arabica ET-39 HiFi, whole genome shotgun sequence genome includes the window GGCTTCTTAAATGGTTATTATTCCATTGACTCGGTGAATTAATCATTTTCAACAACTCAAAATTTAGCAACATTTCATGGTTTGCAGGACTGGTGTTTTCATAGTTTGCATGCAACAAGTTGAGCAATCTGTAAATACTTAATAATGAAGTATTCAGCTTTTGTCAAGACATGCTCTAACTTCGCTTTATTCCTACAGATTAGTGCGCTGACTTCCTGAAGTTATATAACAGAAAGGTGAAGAATGTTACTTGTGGACAATATGCATCTGGATGAAAGGACCTGGCCGTAAAACCTTCTTTCCTTGCTCATCTTTGGTGCAGCAATAGAATAAACCGTCTCATTTTAGATTAATATGTTATCACTGAGTCGTCATGCTCTTAATGTCCCGTTCTGAGGTAGGAGTTCTGTGTATAAACCTAAGACTAGATCTATAAAAAATGTATAAACCATGGATTAACGCAAGGGAGCATCTATATTGTTACAGAAGAAAGGCCACTGATCTTCGGAAGTTACAGTCGCTTCAGACTACGGATGAATATCGCTTGAATACCCAGGGAAACTGGAAGAGATGTTACAGCGATTGCTAAACcgtggaaaagaaaagattggCACACTACACGGTGGCAAAACTATTTCTGAGAGCCACTGCCGTCGAGGGCAAGGAAGTTCCCCAAATTAcgataattttttgaaagacCGCCCAaatagtgaattttttttttttgaaaaaaaaaacgtacTTAACAAATAAAATTTACGAACAATGCATTTATTGATTGCATTTCATAAATAAATGCCTGAGTAAATCAAAGAAAGTATTGGCTAATCTTGTCATGAAACATCGCAATCACCAAATGCCCTGTTAACCATTTGAGAAGATGTTTGAAAAATATAaccttttgggattttttttttctttttaattaaaAAGCCCCACTTGAATATACTCCGTCGAGAGCAGTGGCATTGACCATCCGCCTTTAACCCCACAGCTACCAACATCCGTGACATGCTTTTGATTTCAACATCACTCCTCAAGGCGGATGGGAAGGAAACTATACTGTTAGACCCTGTGCCACTTCGGTGGAGATCCCATTGGCCTTGTTTCACCACTAAAGACACTAAGAAAGCCTACTCCCAGCCACCACAATGATGAACATCGTATGATTCTGCGGACAGGCTCCAAATGCTGCATGTGACGCGAcggaaataaaaattttcacttcaaTGCTAATTGGCAGACAGGTTCGAGAGGCCAAGTGGCCAACCTGCAGATACATGCCCAAATTCTAGTATTGAACATGAGTGTGTCAGAATTTAGGGCATTATACCAGTGATGGAGAGATGATCAAATCGAATTATGCAGCATCACCTTGCCCATTAAAAGTAATAACCAATTATTTTTCGTAAACTCTTAAGCATCCCATCTGTTGTCATGGAGAAGATTTAACCACTGTCATGATGGTTAAAGCCATGATCAAACGACAACTCTTAAGGGGGGGAAAAAAACAATTGAAGAGTAAGTAGAAAATGATGGTCCTATTAACCAGGCCGAAGTGAACTTTCATCACTATATTATTGCTGTCCGCAGGCAAAACCAGCAATCTTCCAAATCAGTGATGTGCCTTGGCTTCAGCCTTCTTCAGAGAGTTGGCCTTCACCTGGGATACAAAACAACGCAGTAAATCAGCATAAATCAGAAAAAGGCAGTACTGTATCCTGCGACATCGATATCTTGAATATTGAAACTACTGGCAGAATATGTACTcgcaagaaaaaaaagattaacAGTTTGAACAGGAACAAATGAGCAAAATTACTTTAATAATACTCAGAAGTATCTTGAAGATACAATCAGCAAAGTAAATAGAACACAAGATAAGACGGCAAACAACTAAAATACCATATAAACAAGTTTTTTGTAACCTAAATTTACAGATTAAGGGTAAATATTTTGTCTAGGGAATAACCTTAAAGCGTGCCTGCAAATTTGTTCCTGCTTTCAGGGTGGAAAAGAAGCAAGCAGCAGCAAAAACCATGAACATAAATCAATCCAAAACCATCACCAAAAACAGAAATGCCCTGGGAATATAAATTGTACAAGAGGAACTTTATGTTCCCCCACAAACCAACCCCAACTCTTGAAAGAATTCTGCAACGCCACATTACTTGAAGGCCAGATTCATTTGAGCTATAGTACATCAGAGATAAAAATTACAATTTAACCAAGCTATATACAAATGCTAAGTAGATAGAATCTACCTCTTGATAAAGTGATCAATAAACCTACCGAAATTTTCTCAAGTACAGAAGACACCTAGCACAATCCTGTCATCTACAGATATTAAGACTACAACCGAGCAATGCCAGCCCAAGAGTAAAGGATATCCAAGACCTAGATGATTAACTGAATAAGCTCATTTCAGGAATAACAAAAGGTAATTAAAAACCACCTACCCAATACTTGTCACCACTTTAGGTTAAAACCTCAACAAGCACCTAAGAAGCAAGCATCAACTAACATTCTCACCACTTGGTATAAACTTATTTTGACACATAGTACCACTCTCGCCCCATCTTTGCAATTAAAGGAAACTAGAGAAGGGCAAAAGGTACACAATCTTTAAAAGTAAAGGATAGTCAAAAAGTTCTATCCTACATCTTTGCGGTTTAgttctacatttgcacactttcTCAGAAATTGTAAACTATCACATattctttaattttcattttccattgtAATCATAGTGAGCGTAACAATTAAATTATCGatctctttttcccttttttttggaAGGGGGGGATTTATTATTGATCTTATCttcatttataaatttaaagaAGTTAAATCCATCAACTACTGGGCCTTTTTTACTTTAGCCTCTAAAACCACCCTCTAACACAGtttaaaaaacaacaaaatgctaCGGTCCTTTTTGTGTACGATACCCATGATTTTAATACACTTGCATCTTGCCACATCAATAAGTGAtttaaacttttgaaatcatgTACGGGTTGATAACTCTTGTTTTATATCCAACAGTGAATTTAATCTCATCCATACATTACCCTAAAGGGACTGTAAAACTCCCCAAAAAATAACAAATCTACATACACCATACATGTTCATTTCTGACTATGTAAACCCAAATCACCAACTGACACAAAATAATTACACAAAAAGAACTCAAAATCAgacaaaagtaaacaaaaggaaaacttcaaaaaattagagaaaaatagaaaaataatagaGAATAATACCTTAAGATACTTGAGCTTCAGGTTTCCATAGACGACTCCAAACGTTAAGACTGAAGCACGAGCCACCTGCCACCAGTTAAACGCAAAcgaaaaaaatccaaattaaaTCACACATCAATGAAATTGTGGGAAATTAAAGCTGGCGGCGGAGCTAGGCAGAGGGGAAAATCCGGCGGGGGGAGGTTTACCAAGGCGAGAGTGCTGGTGCCGGAGTAGAGTCCAGGAGGAGGCGACATTTGCTTCTGATCGCTGAAATCAAAGAAAGAAGAAGTGCAGATGCTGCGAATACCGCCCCAAATCTAAGGTCTCTCTGAGACTCAAAGCCCTAATTTTCGTCGGACACCAGTTTGAAAATTAGAAATGTTGGGGAGATGGGGTTTTGCGGTTCTACGAGTGTGCCGGCTGTGACCTAGTGCGATCGGGTCCACTGTTATATGGTTATTGTATATGCTCCTACGCTCTCATGTCCAAACGACAGCGTTTAGACGCTAAACTTTCCGTAATTGCTGTTTTAGTAGTTTCATAGCCCACAAGGTTTCAAAAATATGGTAAATCGTCTCTTAAGAATTTTAAATTGATAACCAGGCGCCAGCCCCGGCCCAATTTATCATACCATTATGACCCCACAAGTACTACTATTGTTTATTAGGGCCTACCATTAGAAAAATATACTGGGTTTTATACAAAAACTTTTTGTTGTttacataaatcaaattgatataaaaaaatcaagttaaaatatttttttttattaaagaacTTTGGTTTATAATGTTATAGTTATTTAATACTTAGACTGGGCTGATTATATGTAGCTATAAATAAAGGTAAGCTGTGATTGGATAATGAGGGGGTAAAagttattcattttttataacGGTGAAGTTGGAAGTTCAAAAGACGACTAAAATTATTTACCCTAACTCGTATTCCTCTGGTTTTATATACTATATAGATACGAGGGCAAATGGAAGAGATTAGCTGCTTAAACCCGAGATTGGATTGTTGAAATTCAAAGGGAATTTAATTACCTTTTGTTTTAAATAAGCAAGGCTTAGGGCTTAAGGCCCTTAACTCAAGTCATTCCTTTAGAATGAATGATATTAGAAGCTGCTGTAGTATTTGACCTTCTTTGCTGTAAGAAAAGCTGGGCATGAAATTGCAAATCAGAATATTTCTAAAGCTTGCATCATCAGGGAAGCCTGGATTCtgatgcttctttttttttctcaaccacTTCGTGTATTATGAGCTGGGCGTGTTGAGACTTGACAATGCAATTAACACTACACTAACATCTGTGTTTCGGCTTTCAGATAGTTTGTTGCCGTCTTTTCTTCTCATGATCAAGCTCTCCTTCTCGAGGGATATTTCTGCGTTCAATGCTGTGATATTGTACTTGACATTTTAACGCGGCAGCCACTCAGTATCCTAGAAACCTTTCCAGATTGATCTTACTAGTAGCTGGTTCCTCATTTTTGTCCCTATCATGTAATATACTGGGCTTGGGGCTGTAGCTTCACCAAACAACTGATAGCTTGCTCTGTGTGACTGGGGAAACATTATtatcaaagaaaatgaaaaaatactGGGCATTCTCAATCCTGAAACATATCATTCTCAAATGGAGAAGCAACCTAAAATGGCTTGAATCATTTGTTCTACCTTCTTTTGAGGGCTGTCAACATGTAATACTGAAAACATCTTGATCTTTTAATATTTGCTACAGTTAAGTCCAATACATGTCCTGATACCGTTGTGCTTATTGAGCACCATCTGTTTTGTTGATCTCTTCATCTGTGGTTTAAAAGATACAACAATGAGCACCAGAGTAATGGTAATGGAGCTTAAGATGGACAAACTTAAAAAAACCCAACTGAACGAGCAGGTACTGACACACATAAACAACCAAGCAGGAAATCAGCTCCAAACTGTTATCTGGTAAGGGGTAATATTGCTCCAAACTGCAACACGCAGAACCCAATGAAATGATTGGTTACAGAAATGCCGCTCATCGTTGACGGATACTGCACCTGGAGTTTTTtcgccttttatttgaaatggaTGATTTAGCTGCAGCTGTATTTCAGAAAGTTCGAAGCACTGACCtggtttttttcccctttcaaaTTATCCTGCTAGATGTGTTCTAAGGTTGCATCTTGATGCGACACTTTTTTCAGATTTTAACAATATGCCTTTTGTAGGCGTAATTCAACTGCTCTTCTTGTGATACAGGTCTTGCTAAAGAAAGCTTAAGGTTACCATATGTAAtagctttttctcttttaacttCTTTATATACTGGACCATGTTCTCTCATACAAACATGAGAATTAATAcagactaatttttttttttttttgcaatttttcccttttgacGTACGAAATATCTTGCATACCTTGAGATCGAGGAATGATGGTCCAGGTATCTTGGAGGTGGGAGCCAaatagaggtgtcaaaatgggtgacttgggcgggtttgggttgggtaaaatgggtaatgggtataagtgagtcaactcatttatacccatttaattagatgggtataaatgggtaagtcaaaaaatgaattgggtaacccaattacccatttataactcatttattttaactttttgcaaactcatttaaattcatttttgcaaactaagttattaatttataccactctttgtacccatcattagttttaaatatttacttataatgttcaataaacttaaatactaatttttttcatttatactctatgtcacaaaattacctattatttaataattgaataatacgaatataaaaatttgaattaagtactataaaaattaatataaaaacttaatccaaaaattttgaacccctaacatttttttcatatataaatttaaaatttcattttataaagataagaaaataggctaaaatttattataaattggtaatgctaaaaaatgagcaagttaacaaactaagaaaaaataaaataataagataaaaccaacaa containing:
- the LOC113731198 gene encoding uncharacterized protein, whose translation is MSPPPGLYSGTSTLALVARASVLTFGVVYGNLKLKYLKVKANSLKKAEAKAHH